The Mycteria americana isolate JAX WOST 10 ecotype Jacksonville Zoo and Gardens chromosome 2, USCA_MyAme_1.0, whole genome shotgun sequence genome contains the following window.
TCTTAAGCATGTGAGTATCCCcatatttatttcatcttttctgtgtgtTCAAGTGCTTTGCAGGATCTGAGCTTTAAGGGGAAGCCCAGTCATATTTGACCATCAGTCTTACTAATTATGGAAGCTTTTGCTCTCTGTAAAACTcttaaatggcagaaaaaaacattGTCATAGCCCCCAAATGATACctgcttctaaaacaaaaaagagatgCTCTATGCCCATGAATCTGTAGAACAGTGAATATTTTTACTTGTTCATATGTTTTGATAACTTAAATGTCTATAGCATATGCTTATCTCTAAAAACATCTGGGTCAACCCTGTTCAGAAATCATTTTCACACCTCTAATGCTGTTGTGGTTTTGCAGCCATTACAGCTgcattcatttcatattttaaagtttttctctTATGTAGGCTAGAAAAATGGCAAGCAAAATCACTACACTAAAAAGCTAAAACCCTGCTGACTCATTGTCCACATTTGATCTAACCTGGTTAAAGCTCCACATGCaatactttatttctaaaatattgtaAACATTGATTTTCTGATCAATGATAGGTCATTATATTAGCTTCTTAGTATGAATAGCATATAAAACAGCAGTTGATTAAAAGAGAGCCTTCTGAAATATCAAACTCTCAAGTCACTTAGATATCAACACCTAGCAGTTAAAACTATTATGAGAAAGATCCAAGAGGTTGATACTCAATCATATGCAAAGGAAAATGTACCTTGAAATATCAGAGTCTCTTCTAAATGTATAAAATTTTCCCATACCACTTGTAAAGATTCAGTGCCACAGACCTCAGTAATTTAGGATTATTTACAGAGATACACGACCAGGCTAGTAAAAGATGTGACTGAGACCAAGTTTAAATGAGTGAGATACCTTGTATAAGGTACAGTCAAGAGATGTTTCCAAAGAACCAGTGTCAACTTCTAACCTCTAGTTCACTTCAAAAAATCAGTTTATGAGCCTGCTAACTTAGGCCCTCAGCCTTTGTCTGGTTTTGGGCCCTATAGTACAAAACTATGCTTTTACATTCACAAAAAAagagaacactttttttccctacagaatcCCACATTGGCATATCTAGGTAGCTAAAATTTGATACATCCTTTTCATTTACCTACAAATAcccaaatacaaatacaaatgtatGAGCAAAATACAAATGTGTGAGCAAATGCAAGCGTTGGTAAATATGTTTTCTGTGATCTTTTGCAGTTGCCTTAGAGCCAATGTCCAGGACAGATTCTGCAGGCTTTCATCAGAGACTTGATTTCGCAAAACTGAATTCCACTTTTTTGCTAGACACAACTTACAATGCAGCAGAAACTTCTTGTTCTCCAGTAGATTGTGTGTAGGTGGAGCTAGCCCGTTCAGCTGTGTCAACATAGAAAACGGGGCAGTATTTAGAGAAGTGGAATGCAATCTGCTTTCGGAAAAATCTATGAAGATACTTCCTAAATTTTTCTCCAGCGAAGGCATAAATTACAGGGTTGATACAACAGTGGATCATTGAGATTGTTTCTGTCACTTGGGTTGCTTTGTGCAGTTGACCACTGCCTTCACAGGTAGTGATGGAAAATGTACCTTGAAAATCACGCAACAGAATGCAAATGTTGTATGgtgcccagaaaaaaaagtagacaaTCATGATGATAAAAATAAGCCTGACTGCTTTATGTTTCTTCTCATTCCTACATTGCAGTAAGGTCTTTATAATTTGTGTGTAGCTGCAGATCATAATTAACATTGGAATAACAAGTCCCAGGATGTTCATTTTTAAGGTCAGGAACTGCTTCCATGCATTTCTCTGCTCTGATGGGTAATGAGCACTGCAAGTATAACGTGAATTTTCCTTTTGAGTTTTGTGAAATACTATCCCAGGAACAGAAGCGCAAATAGCAATAGCCCAAGTGAGGGCGCTGGTGAGGATGCCGTAGGTAACTGTCCTAGCTTTTAAAGCAAACACTGCATGCACTATGGCCAGATACCTGTCTAGGGTCaacagaattatgaaaaaaatgccGCTGTAGAAGCCAAGGAGGTAGACACCTGAGAGAATTCTACACAGCGCCTCTCCAAAAATCCAGTCGTGAACAGCATAATAAGcccaaaaagggagagaaaatataaacagCAAATCAGAAATTGCCAAATTGAGCAGGTAGATGTCAGTCATACTCTTCAGTCTCTTGTATTTCACCAGGATAAGGACAACAAGCAAGTTGCCCGTGAGGCCAAATATCACCACCAAAGAATAAAGTGGTGGCAAAAGGTTTGCTGCAAAGTGCTTTTCCTCAGTTCCCATGCATGGCGCTGAATCGCTGTAGTCGAATTCTGTTGTCAGCGCCAAGTCGGCTAAGTCCGTGGTATGGTTTTCCATGGTGTGTTggtctggaaaggaagaaaaggatgttaAACTAGAGGAAACCCCAAGCTTGGCAGTGAGGGGAAGGAAACACGCTGCTGGAATGCTTTTTGCTGTTGAGCACATAAGCATTACTGCATCAATGTGTGGAAGAGAATGAAATTGCAGAGCTCCCAGGAAACCCATCTATATACCATGAAGTCACGTTGTAGCATGTTGGAAGTGTGCTGCGTGTCATTTCCTACGTGTATGCTGtctgatgcttttttcctcctcagcatAGCCTGTCAGTTGCCTGAcccaagcagaagcagaggaatgATGAATTTAACCCGAGCAGCGGGTAGTTGAGGGCTGCTGTGCTCAGCAGTGGCTTTCCAAAGGGGTGGAGCGAGCCAGTAagacagcagcaggaaagcagagcagctggcatgCAGAGCGTAGCCGTGCTTCTCCTTGGGACCTGGCCACCTTCTCATCATGCCACAGCCCATACTGTAGCCCTCAGCCAAGGAGGAGCAGGCACTGGCGAGGTGTAAACCAGTGCCTGCAAAGGTGCTGTGACCTGGGTAAAATAAACTGACTGCCGCGTGTTCAGGTTGTTGATGGCTTCCTGGAAGTCTTAATGGCTGTGGGAATCAGGTCACTGG
Protein-coding sequences here:
- the LOC142405625 gene encoding C-C chemokine receptor type 5-like, giving the protein MENHTTDLADLALTTEFDYSDSAPCMGTEEKHFAANLLPPLYSLVVIFGLTGNLLVVLILVKYKRLKSMTDIYLLNLAISDLLFIFSLPFWAYYAVHDWIFGEALCRILSGVYLLGFYSGIFFIILLTLDRYLAIVHAVFALKARTVTYGILTSALTWAIAICASVPGIVFHKTQKENSRYTCSAHYPSEQRNAWKQFLTLKMNILGLVIPMLIMICSYTQIIKTLLQCRNEKKHKAVRLIFIIMIVYFFFWAPYNICILLRDFQGTFSITTCEGSGQLHKATQVTETISMIHCCINPVIYAFAGEKFRKYLHRFFRKQIAFHFSKYCPVFYVDTAERASSTYTQSTGEQEVSAAL